In one Acomys russatus chromosome X, mAcoRus1.1, whole genome shotgun sequence genomic region, the following are encoded:
- the Cul4b gene encoding cullin-4B isoform X1 codes for MKSVCPGTSGFSSPNPSAASAAAQEVRSATDGNTSATPPTSAKKRKLNSSSSSSSSSSSSSSSSSSSSSSSSSSNSSNEREDFDSTSSSSSTPPQSRDSASPSTSSFCLGVPVATSSHAPIQKKLRFEDTLEFVGFDTKMAEESSSSSSSSSPTAATSQQQQQQQQQQQLKNKSILISTVASVHHANGLAKPSTTVSSFANSKPGSAKKLVIKNFKDKPKLPENYTDETWQKLKEAVEAIQNSTSIKYNLEELYQAVENLCSYKISANLYKQLRQICEDHIRSQIHQFREDSLDSVLFLKKIDRCWQNHCRQMIMIRSIFLFLDRTYVLQNSMLPSIWDMGLELFRAHIISDQKVQTKTIDGILLLIERERNGEAIDRSLLRSLLSMLSDLQIYQDSFEQRFLEETNRLYAAEGQKLMQEREVPEYLHHVNKRLEEEADRLITYLDQTTQKSLIASVEKQLLGEHLSAILQKGLNNLLDENRIQDLSLLYQLFSRVRGGVQVLLQQWIEYIKAFGSTIVINPEKDKTMVQELLDFKDKVDHIIDTCFLKNEKFINAMKEAFETFINKRPNKPAELIAKYVDSKLRAGNKEATDEELEKMLDKIMIIFRFIYGKDVFEAFYKKDLAKRLLVGKSASVDAEKSMLSKLKHECGAAFTSKLEGMFKDMELSKDIMIQFKQVKVTTFKQGMEQLKNQRLGLAGGYMQNQNVPGNIELTVNILTMGYWPTYVPMEVHLPPEMVKLQEIFKTFYLGKHSGRKLQWQSTLGHCVLKAEFKEGKKELQVSLFQTLVLLMFNEGEEFSLEEIKQATGIEDGELRRTLQSLACGKARVLAKNPKGKDIEDGDKFICNDDFRHKLFRIKINQIQMKETVEEQASTTERVFQDRQYQIDAAIVRIMKMRKTLSHNLLVSEVYNQLKFPVKPADLKKRIESLIDRDYMERDKENPNQYNYIA; via the exons ATGAAAAGTGTCTGCCCAGGCACTTCCG GTTTTTCTTCCCCCAATccctctgctgcttctgctgctgctcagGAGGTCAGATCTGCCACTGATGGTAATACCAGCGCCACTCCGCCCACCTCTGCCAAGAAGAGAAAgttaaacagcagcagcagcagcagcagcagcagcagcagcagcagcagcagtagcagcagcagcagcagcagcagtagcagcagtaaCAGTAGTAACGAGAGAGAAGACTTTGATTCCacgtcttcttcctcttccacccctCCACAAAGCAGAGATTCGGCATCCCCTTCAACCTCGTCCTTCTGCCTCGGGGTTCCTGTGGCCACTTCCAGCCACGCACCGATACAGAAGAAGCTGCGTTTTGAAGACACCCTGGAGTTTGTAGGGTTTGATACGAAGATGGCTGAGGaatcttcctcctcatcttcctcatcctCGCCAACTGCTGCAACCtcgcagcagcaacagcagcagcagcagcagcagcaacttaAAAATAAGAGTATATTAATTTCTACTGTGGCTTCAGTGCACCATGCAAACGGCCTGGCTAAACCCTCTACTACGGTCTCTAGCTTTGCTAACAGCAAGCCTGGCTCAGCTAAGAAGTTAGTCATCAAGAACTTTAAAG aTAAGCCTAAATTACCAGAAAACTATACAGATGAGACATGGCAAAAGCTAAAAGAAGCAGTGGAAGCTATTCAGAATAGTACCTCAATTAAGTACAATTTAGAAGAACTCTACCAG GCTGTAGAAAATCTTTGTTCCTACAAGATTTCTGCAAATTTATATAAGCAGCTGAGACAGATCTGTGAGGACCACATCAGATCACAGATTCATCAGTTCAGAGA GGATTCATTGGATAgtgttctttttctaaaaaagattGATAGATGCTGGCAAAATCATTGTAGGCAAATG ATAATGATCAGgagcattttcttgtttctggatAGAACTTATGTTCTTCAGAATTCAATGCTACCCTCCATTTG ggaCATGGGATTAGAGTTATTTAGGGCTCATATTATAAGTGATCAAAAAGTCCAGACAAAAACAATCGATGGCATCCTTCTCTTGATTGAGAGAGAGCGGAATGGGGAAGCAATTGATAGAAGCTTACTTCGAAGCCTTTTAAGTATGCTGTCTGATTTGCAA ATTTACCAAGACTCTTTTGAACAACGATTTTTGGAAGAAACTAACCGGCTTTATGCAGCTGAAGGTCAGAAGTTAATGCAAGAAAGAgag GTTCCTGAGTATCTTCATCATGTTAATAAACGCCtagaagaagaagcagacagaCTTATTACTTACTTAGATCAGACTACCCA GAAGTCACTAATTGCTTCTGTTGAAAAACAACTTCTAGGTGAACACTTATCAGCAATTCTTCAGAAAG GTTTAAATAACCTCCTTGATGAAAACCGAATTCAGGATTTGTCTCTCCTGTATCAGCTCTTCAGTAGAGTTCGAGGTGGAGTTCAGGTACTCTTACAGCAGTGGATTGAGTATATCAAG gcTTTTGGAAGTACTATTGTTATTAACCCTGAAAAAGATAAAACCATGGTTCAAGAATTGTTGGACTTTAAAGATAAAGTTGACCATATAATTGATACCTgctttctgaaaaatgaaaaatttatcaATGCCATGAAAGAAGCATTTGAAACATTCATTAATAAAAGACCAAATAAACCAGCTGAACTGATAG CTAAGTATGTGGACTCAAAACTTCGTGCAGGAAACAAAGAAGCTACAGATGAAGAGCTTGAGAAAATGTTGGATAAAATAATGATTATATTTAGATTTATCTATG gCAAAGATGTTTTTGAGGCCTTCTATAAGAAAGATTTAGCCAAACGCCTATTAGTTGGTAAGAGTGCATCagtagatgctgaaaaatcaatGCTGTCCAAACTGAAGCATG AATGTGGAGCTGCTTTTACCAGTAAGCTTGAAGGGATGTTTAAAGACATGGAGCTTTCTAAAGACATCATGATTCAGTTCAAACAGGTAAAA GTCACCACCTTCAAACAGGGAATGGAGCAGTTGAAAAACCAGAGACTTGGGCTGGCTGgtggg TATATGCAGAACCAGAATGTACCTGGAAATATTGAATTAACTGTGAATATCCTGACAATGGGTTACTGGCCAACATATGTGCCTATGGAAGTCCATTTGCCCCCAGAG ATGGTAAAGCTTCAGGAAATTTTCAAGACATTTTACTTAGGCAAACACAGTGGCAGGAAACTCCAGTGGCAGTCAACTTTGGGACACTGTGTGCTAAAAGCCGAATTTAAAGAG GGCAAAAAAGAACTTCAAGTGTCTCTTTTTCAAACCCTGGTGCTGCTAATGTTTAATGAAGGGGAGGAGTTCAGTTTAGAAGAGATCAAGCAAGCTACTGGGATAG AGGATGGAGAATTAAGGAGAACACTGCAGTCACTAGCCTGTGGCAAAGCTAGAGTTCTTGCTAAAAATCCAAAGGGCAAAGATATTGAAGATGGTGACAAATTCATTTGTAATGATGATTTCAGACACAAACTATTCAGGATAAAGATCAATCAAATCCAGATGAAAGAAACG GTTGAAGAACAAGCAAGCACTACAGAAAGAGTATTTCAAGATAGACAGTACCAAATTGATGCTGCAATTGTCAGAATTATGAAGATGAGAAAAACACTTAGCCACAATCTTCTTGTTTCAGAAGTCTACAATCAGCTAAAGTTTCCAGTAAAA CCCGCTGATCTAAAGAAGAGAATAGAATCCCTAATTGACCGAGACTACAtggaaagagataaagaaaacccaaatcaGTACAACTATATTGCATAG
- the Cul4b gene encoding cullin-4B isoform X5 produces the protein MAEESSSSSSSSSPTAATSQQQQQQQQQQQLKNKSILISTVASVHHANGLAKPSTTVSSFANSKPGSAKKLVIKNFKDKPKLPENYTDETWQKLKEAVEAIQNSTSIKYNLEELYQAVENLCSYKISANLYKQLRQICEDHIRSQIHQFREDSLDSVLFLKKIDRCWQNHCRQMIMIRSIFLFLDRTYVLQNSMLPSIWDMGLELFRAHIISDQKVQTKTIDGILLLIERERNGEAIDRSLLRSLLSMLSDLQIYQDSFEQRFLEETNRLYAAEGQKLMQEREVPEYLHHVNKRLEEEADRLITYLDQTTQKSLIASVEKQLLGEHLSAILQKGLNNLLDENRIQDLSLLYQLFSRVRGGVQVLLQQWIEYIKAFGSTIVINPEKDKTMVQELLDFKDKVDHIIDTCFLKNEKFINAMKEAFETFINKRPNKPAELIAKYVDSKLRAGNKEATDEELEKMLDKIMIIFRFIYGKDVFEAFYKKDLAKRLLVGKSASVDAEKSMLSKLKHECGAAFTSKLEGMFKDMELSKDIMIQFKQVKVTTFKQGMEQLKNQRLGLAGGYMQNQNVPGNIELTVNILTMGYWPTYVPMEVHLPPEMVKLQEIFKTFYLGKHSGRKLQWQSTLGHCVLKAEFKEGKKELQVSLFQTLVLLMFNEGEEFSLEEIKQATGIEDGELRRTLQSLACGKARVLAKNPKGKDIEDGDKFICNDDFRHKLFRIKINQIQMKETVEEQASTTERVFQDRQYQIDAAIVRIMKMRKTLSHNLLVSEVYNQLKFPVKPADLKKRIESLIDRDYMERDKENPNQYNYIA, from the exons ATGGCTGAGGaatcttcctcctcatcttcctcatcctCGCCAACTGCTGCAACCtcgcagcagcaacagcagcagcagcagcagcagcaacttaAAAATAAGAGTATATTAATTTCTACTGTGGCTTCAGTGCACCATGCAAACGGCCTGGCTAAACCCTCTACTACGGTCTCTAGCTTTGCTAACAGCAAGCCTGGCTCAGCTAAGAAGTTAGTCATCAAGAACTTTAAAG aTAAGCCTAAATTACCAGAAAACTATACAGATGAGACATGGCAAAAGCTAAAAGAAGCAGTGGAAGCTATTCAGAATAGTACCTCAATTAAGTACAATTTAGAAGAACTCTACCAG GCTGTAGAAAATCTTTGTTCCTACAAGATTTCTGCAAATTTATATAAGCAGCTGAGACAGATCTGTGAGGACCACATCAGATCACAGATTCATCAGTTCAGAGA GGATTCATTGGATAgtgttctttttctaaaaaagattGATAGATGCTGGCAAAATCATTGTAGGCAAATG ATAATGATCAGgagcattttcttgtttctggatAGAACTTATGTTCTTCAGAATTCAATGCTACCCTCCATTTG ggaCATGGGATTAGAGTTATTTAGGGCTCATATTATAAGTGATCAAAAAGTCCAGACAAAAACAATCGATGGCATCCTTCTCTTGATTGAGAGAGAGCGGAATGGGGAAGCAATTGATAGAAGCTTACTTCGAAGCCTTTTAAGTATGCTGTCTGATTTGCAA ATTTACCAAGACTCTTTTGAACAACGATTTTTGGAAGAAACTAACCGGCTTTATGCAGCTGAAGGTCAGAAGTTAATGCAAGAAAGAgag GTTCCTGAGTATCTTCATCATGTTAATAAACGCCtagaagaagaagcagacagaCTTATTACTTACTTAGATCAGACTACCCA GAAGTCACTAATTGCTTCTGTTGAAAAACAACTTCTAGGTGAACACTTATCAGCAATTCTTCAGAAAG GTTTAAATAACCTCCTTGATGAAAACCGAATTCAGGATTTGTCTCTCCTGTATCAGCTCTTCAGTAGAGTTCGAGGTGGAGTTCAGGTACTCTTACAGCAGTGGATTGAGTATATCAAG gcTTTTGGAAGTACTATTGTTATTAACCCTGAAAAAGATAAAACCATGGTTCAAGAATTGTTGGACTTTAAAGATAAAGTTGACCATATAATTGATACCTgctttctgaaaaatgaaaaatttatcaATGCCATGAAAGAAGCATTTGAAACATTCATTAATAAAAGACCAAATAAACCAGCTGAACTGATAG CTAAGTATGTGGACTCAAAACTTCGTGCAGGAAACAAAGAAGCTACAGATGAAGAGCTTGAGAAAATGTTGGATAAAATAATGATTATATTTAGATTTATCTATG gCAAAGATGTTTTTGAGGCCTTCTATAAGAAAGATTTAGCCAAACGCCTATTAGTTGGTAAGAGTGCATCagtagatgctgaaaaatcaatGCTGTCCAAACTGAAGCATG AATGTGGAGCTGCTTTTACCAGTAAGCTTGAAGGGATGTTTAAAGACATGGAGCTTTCTAAAGACATCATGATTCAGTTCAAACAGGTAAAA GTCACCACCTTCAAACAGGGAATGGAGCAGTTGAAAAACCAGAGACTTGGGCTGGCTGgtggg TATATGCAGAACCAGAATGTACCTGGAAATATTGAATTAACTGTGAATATCCTGACAATGGGTTACTGGCCAACATATGTGCCTATGGAAGTCCATTTGCCCCCAGAG ATGGTAAAGCTTCAGGAAATTTTCAAGACATTTTACTTAGGCAAACACAGTGGCAGGAAACTCCAGTGGCAGTCAACTTTGGGACACTGTGTGCTAAAAGCCGAATTTAAAGAG GGCAAAAAAGAACTTCAAGTGTCTCTTTTTCAAACCCTGGTGCTGCTAATGTTTAATGAAGGGGAGGAGTTCAGTTTAGAAGAGATCAAGCAAGCTACTGGGATAG AGGATGGAGAATTAAGGAGAACACTGCAGTCACTAGCCTGTGGCAAAGCTAGAGTTCTTGCTAAAAATCCAAAGGGCAAAGATATTGAAGATGGTGACAAATTCATTTGTAATGATGATTTCAGACACAAACTATTCAGGATAAAGATCAATCAAATCCAGATGAAAGAAACG GTTGAAGAACAAGCAAGCACTACAGAAAGAGTATTTCAAGATAGACAGTACCAAATTGATGCTGCAATTGTCAGAATTATGAAGATGAGAAAAACACTTAGCCACAATCTTCTTGTTTCAGAAGTCTACAATCAGCTAAAGTTTCCAGTAAAA CCCGCTGATCTAAAGAAGAGAATAGAATCCCTAATTGACCGAGACTACAtggaaagagataaagaaaacccaaatcaGTACAACTATATTGCATAG